One segment of Cyprinus carpio isolate SPL01 chromosome A17, ASM1834038v1, whole genome shotgun sequence DNA contains the following:
- the LOC109097951 gene encoding isoleucine--tRNA ligase, mitochondrial-like, with translation MLLVRRSAVGFGGVARWGLRCLCSGDAAGRYRDTVLLPRTDFPMRVNGPNLLEREIQIQQKCGFDQLYTWQREKKAKKEYCLHDGPPYANGDPHVGHALNKILKDIRNRFEVLRGRQVHYVPGWDCHGLPIELKALGDLGTNELSPLQIRQKAREFAERAISRQRAAFQRWGVMADWENCYYTFDGKYEAAQLKVFQEMHNKGLIYQDYKPVFWSPSSRTALAEAELEYNPEHVSRALYITFPLLTLPAKLAAKAESWGRVSALIWTTQPWTIPANQAVCYMPKVQYSVVKRADNEQLLLVASERINSLASILKTNLESLATFPGTDLEGGVCQHPTIPSKQVPLLPANHVTMTKGTGLVHTAPAHGMEDYGVATHFNLPVECMVDEEGRFTELAGPELQKKSVMTDGNATVISVLQEAGAVVKEEDCVHSYPYDWRTKQPVMIRASKQWFINTASLKDKAKDALQKVRVIPESARSSLLAMLDRRTYWCISRQRSWGVPIPVFYHKETGEPLLNKHSVTHIAKVFSEKGSDSWWTEPVETFLTPEVLQKSKAGAVSEYVRGEDVLDIWFDSGASWAAVLPESDPRADSYVEGKDQIGGWFQSSLLTSVAVRNKAPYKVFVVHGFAVSERGEKMSKSVGNVIDPDVVINGGKDLSVSPPYGADVLRWWVAESNVFSEVQIGPNTLNAAKDSISKLRRTLRFLLGNLQSFDPRSQAVDPKQMHYIDQYMLHVLREFSMKVTDAYSEFDNGRVIRLLQSFITRDLSNFYFSIIKDRLYCDPEDSLGRRSCQTVLEEILDGVSRSIAPVLPHLAEEVYLHAPGHDEGDTLFRSGWIKTSSVWRRPGLEEAVEGACAIRDSFLSSIPGCNAAEFELIVVIEPGLFFELMESLQEEPTSTCSQLTELMMASRTTLANSLPRDLPLDAITSTGTFLINLEGGMIREESAYIVAAMPTSLSRCPRCRRYTSDEPDCLCPRCQTMLENAK, from the exons ATGCTGCTGGTTCGGCGTTCGGCAGTAGGTTTCGGCGGTGTGGCTCGATGGGGACTGCGCTGTCTGTGCTCTGGGGACGCAGCGGGTCGGTACCGGGACACTGTGCTGCTGCCCCGCACTGACTTCCCCATGAGAGTGAACGGGCCGAATCTACTGGAACGAGAGATCCAGATCCAGCAG AAATGTGGTTTTGACCAGCTGTACACAtggcaaagagagaaaaaagctaAAAAGGAGTACTGTCTTCATGATGGACCACCGTATGCCAACGGGGACCCGCATGTTGGGCATGCTCTCAATAAG ATCCTCAAAGACATCCGGAACCGTTTTGAGGTGCTGAGAGGTAGACAAGTGCACTACGTGCCCGGTTGGGACTGCCATGGGCTTCCCATTGAGCTCAAAGCACTCGGAGACCTGGGAACCAATGAGCTGAGTCCTCTACAAATCAGACAGAAAG CGCGGGAGTTTGCAGAGAGGGCCATATCTCGGCAGCGTGCTGCATTCCAGCGCTGGGGTGTGATGGCGGATTGGGAGAACTGTTATTACACCTTTGATGGGAAATATGAAGCGGCCCAACTGAAAGTCTTCCAGGAGATGCACAACAAG GGTTTAATTTATCAGGACTACAAGCCTGTTTTCTGGTCACCATCTTCCAG GACGGCGCTTGCAGAAGCTGAGCTGGAGTATAATCCGGAACATGTGAGCCGTGCTCTATACATCACTTTCCCCCTGCTCACCCTGCCAGCCAAACTCGCTGCgaaagcag AAAGTTGGGGTCGTGTGTCTGCTCTGATATGGACGACTCAGCCATGGACAATTCCAGCCAATCAAGCGGTTTGTTATATGCCCAAAGTACA GTACTCTGTAGTGAAGCGAGCTGATAATGAGCAGCTCCTCCTAGTGGCCTCAGAGCGCATCAACAGCCTCGCCTCTATACTGAAGACAAATCTAGAAAGTTTGGCCACATTCCCAG GGACAGACCTCGAAGGTGGAGTCTGTCAGCATCCCACAATTCCTTCAAAACAAGTGCCTTTGTTGCCGGCTAATCATGTGACCATGACTAAGGGAACGGGATTGGTCCACACAGCTCCTGCCCACGGCATGGAGGACTACGGTGTTGCTACACACTTTAATCTGCCAGTT GAGTGCATGGTGGATGAGGAGGGCAGGTTTACAGAACTGGCTGGGCCTGAACTGCAGAAGAAATCTGTGATGACTGACGGCAATGCCACAG TAATCTCAGTGCTGCAGGAAGCAGGTGCCGTTGTGAAAGAGGAGGACTGTGTTCACAGTTACCCGTATGACTGGAGGACCAAACAGCCAGTCATGATCAGAGCCAGTAAACAATGGTTTATTAACACAGCCAGCCTCAAAGACAAAGCTAAG GATGCCCTGCAGAAGGTGCGTGTGATACCCGAATCGGCGAGGTCCAGTTTGTTGGCAATGTTGGACAGAAGAACATACTGGTGTATATCTCGGCAGAGGAGCTGGGGTGTCCCCATCCCAGTGTTCTACCATAAAGAGACTGGAGAGCCACTCTTAAACAA acaTTCAGTGACACACATCGCTAAAGTTTTCTCTGAGAAGGGGAGTGACAGCTGGTGGACGGAGCCAGTAGAGACATTTCTGACTCCAGAGGTTCTTCAAAAG AGTAAAGCAGGTGCGGTATCTGAGTATGTACGGGGTGAAGATGTCCTGGATATCTGGTTTGATAGCGGGGCCTCATGGGCCGCTGTGCTCCCAG aatCAGACCCGCGTGCAGACTCATATGTGGAGGGGAAAGATCAGATCGGCGGTTGGTTTCAGTCGTCTCTCCTCACCAGTGTAGCAGTGCGGAATAAAGCCCCTTACAAG gtttttgtggtcCATGGATTTGCTGTGagtgagagaggagaaaaaatgTCTAAGTCCGTAGGCAACGTGATCGACCCAGACGTTGTTATTAATGGAGGGAAG GACTTGTCTGTCTCTCCTCCATATGGCGCTGATGTTTTGAGATGGTGGGTTGCAGAGTCAAACGTGTTTTCTGAAGTTCAGATCGGACCGAACACACTAAACGCTGCTAAAGACAGCATCAGCAAG ctgagGAGAACGCTGAGGTTTCTCTTGGGGAATCTCCAGAGTTTTGATCCTCGTTCCCAGGCCGTGGACCCTAAACAAATGCACTACATAGATCAGTACATGCTGCACGTGCTCAGAGAGTTCAGCATGAAG GTAACGGATGCTTACAGTGAGTTTGACAATGGCCGTGTTATCCGTCTGCTGCAATCCTTCATCACTAGAGATTTATCTAACTtctatttcagcatcattaaagaTCG GCTGTATTGTGACCCTGAGGACTCCCTTGGTCGGAGGTCATGTCAGACAGTTTTAGAAGAGATTCTGGATGGAGTGAGTCGTTCTATCGCTCCTGTACTCCCACATCTCGCTGAGGAGGTGTACCTACACGCTCCTGGACATGATG AGGGGGACACTTTGTTTCGTAGCGGTTGGATTAAGACCAGTTCTGTGTGGCGGAGGCCAGGACTGGAGGAAGCAGTGGAGGGGGCGTGTGCTATCAGAGATTCCTTCCTGTCATCTATTCCAGGATGTAATGCTGCTGAGTTTGAGCTCATTGTTGTCATTGAGCCCGGCCTGTTCTTTGAGCTCATGGAG tctcttcaaGAGGAGCCCACTTCCACCTGCTCCCAGCTGACAGAGCTCATGATGGCCTCACGCACGACTCTGGCAAACTCTCTCCCGCGGGATTTGCCTTTGGATGCCATCACAAGCACAGGAACCTTCCTCATCAACCTGGAAG GGGGCATGATCCGGGAGGAGAGTGCATACATCGTAGCTGCGATGCCCACCTCTCTCTCACGCTGTCCGAGATGTCGACGATACACATCAGATGAGCCTGACTGCCTCTGCCCACGATGCCAGACCATGCTGGAAAATGCCAAGTAA
- the LOC109108004 gene encoding rab3 GTPase-activating protein non-catalytic subunit isoform X2, which yields MSCCLLDFGRVQELRQVRDFLFPKHNNAGPEEEKTRAENELTWDDSDWGSWENPDGKEDGAQAEEEEEQQSAPWLQDCVLSLSPCSDLLVIAREHKATFLSAKWRTEESGQEEMTLTVTWSGTLSADEGECICSVICIPLSSQKRSSTGRPDWTCVVVGFSSGYVRFYTESGVLLLAQLLHEDPVLQLKCRTYEIPRHPGVTEQHEELSILYPAALVTIDGFSLFQSLRACRNQVARAAAAGSDVIQPPPLAYKKWGLQDMDKITDHSSIGITTLSVFDQMKNASMLGGFHASVKGSPPAMSQYITVGGGPYTGFYYAIEGSSQPLLSHVALAVASKLTSALFSAASGWLGWKSKNEEESVQKQKPKVEPATGLPVRFGLPDSRRHGESICLSPCNTMAGVTDDFGRVTLLDVARGIAIRMWKGYRDAQLGWVQVSEARGERDLATSPSMPRRHAQFLVIYAPRRGILEVWGTQHGPRVGAFTVGKHCRLLYAGHRLMGVNSVTSQGWQIHTQQVCLFDPVNGALRAVTIPFHLALSDKKSERAKDMHLLRRLTTLLRSREVEPALLESEAQSVLLDIKHPAIKKQALESLLSNKNAPVSCLTNVTRALLASLKEQDPEAVDESLLHFPPNQNKPIHTHTDVQLLHTPDISPTEPEHPSFSGIEEDLARVGPVLQRYTEMNSRPCVSFAQDSSGPLPVRTFLSQLEWVNGELRVIKQPDTDWTQLGSFLFWGCLSGQSPLQRVCETLQESGISPQQLLSLLLSGWLNKEKDVLKYPDAVSHLGTLLSTLSSMKGAVDESWDGQSVSPWWQQVRTACVQSESTAAALLAALVAHRVAKNSITRLAESKFQEEWECVSMELEQWVVCIKQLEDVLALQTLLCLPSPQGSTGGAVTRCSVKTLLESGRGGVADYVSKLIFRQGMSPDVLRDILQRRGENEPVEQQLQQGKEEKLEELLECVCQRFPNSLSPDVLFAHCSWENVVQWNKDPEVGQYLEWSVEFLKMISNPHIQFGVSAMMWQTFIVKRFSAAAFLMEKVGKAPKDRLCRRDVGMGDAAMRSFLGSSVQLLQALMEADSAVEEVSAPDVCVEEVWGGAEGPVSIVELALDQRSVHYPLVQHHCVLASLLHAAMTFSLRLKPLSLFDSKGKNAFFRDLSSIQLLPSGDMDHSLVAVRQEFLMNVLTGWVKVLAESEENGVKHSSTEDMWPSVCMELSSILQVNTDILRRHLVCELYNQGLDLRAEEVMMEVQDKDVLGSQLLVLTGQRLAFSLLHSQSQTKPNMELLARLPPTLCTWLKAMDPSELRCPSVPLSQSSRLINKVIEMLPENHGQYSLALHLLEAVDSLHEEP from the exons gctgaggaggaggaggagcaacAGAGTGCCCCCTGGCTACAGGACTGTGTGCTGTCTCTCTCACCCTGCTCAGATCTGCTGGTCATCGCTCGAGAGCATAAAGCCACATTTCTctctg CTAAGTGGCGGACAGAGGAGAGTGGGCAGGAGGAAATGACCCTCACTGTGACCTGGAGTGGAACGCTGAGCGCTGACGAGGG GGAGTGTATCTGTAGTGTTATCTGTATTCCACTGTCCAGCCAGAAGAG gAGTTCTACTGGCCGCCCTGATTGGACCTGTGTTGTGGTTGGATTCAGCTCAGGTTATGTCCGTTTCTACACAGAG agtggtGTTCTTCTGTTGGCCCAATTGTTGCATGAAGATCCTGTGCTGCAACTGAAGTGTCGCACCTATGAGATTCCACGTCACCCTGGAGTAACAGAACAG CATGAGGAGCTCAGTATTTTGTACCCAGCAGCCCTTGTCACCATTGATGGCTTTAGTCTCTTCCAGTCTTTACGTGCCTGCCGAAACCAGGTTGCCAGAG CTGCAGcagcaggaagtgatgtcatccaGCCTCCACCACTGGCCTATAAGAAGTGGGGCCTGCAAGACATGGACAAAATTACAGACCATTCCAGCATAG gtaTTACTACTCTCAGTGTGTTCGATCAGATGAAAAATGCATCTATGCTTGGAGGATTTCATGCTTCGGTTAAAGGAAGCCCTCCTGCTATGAGTCAGTATATCACAGTGGGAGGTGGACCCTACACTGGGTTCTACTATGCTATAGag GGTAGTTCTCAGCCTCTTCTCTCCCATGTGGCTCTGGCTGTGGCCAGCAAACTCACATCAGCTCTGTTCAGTGCTGCCAG TGGCTGGTTGGGATGGAAGAGTAAAAATGAAGAGGAGTCAGTGCAGAAACAGAAGCCAAAAGTGGAGCCGGCCACAGGCCTTCCTGTTAG GTTTGGTCTTCCAGATTCTCGTCGGCATGGTgaatctatctgtctctctccatGTAACACTATGGCTGGAGTCACAGATGACTTTGGCAGAGTTACGCTGCTGGATGTGGCAAGAGGCATCGCTATCAGGATGTGGAAGG GCTATCGTGATGCTCAGCTCGGATGGGTTCAGGTGTCAGAAGCTCGTGGGGAGAGAGATCTAGCCACATCTCCTTCTATGCCCCGCCGGCATGCCCAATTTCTGGTGATTTATGCCCCACGTAGGGGCATTTTAGAGGTGTGGGGAACTCAACATGGGCCACGAGTAGGGGCTTTTACAGTGGGCAAACACTGCAG GTTGCTGTATGCAGGTCACAGGTTAATGGGTGTGAACAGTGTAACCAGTCAGGGCTGGCAAATCCACACACAACAAGTGTGTCTGTTTGACCCAGTTAATGGAGCCCTGAGAGCCGTCACCATACCATTCCACCTGGCACTCAG TGATAAAAAGAGCGAGCGCGCTAAAGACATGCACCTGCTGAGGAGACTCACCACTCTTCTGAGGAGCAGGGAGGTGGAGCCAG ctctgcttgagagtgaagcaCAAAGTGTGTTACTGGACATTAAACATCCAGCTATTAAGAAACAG GCTCTAGAGTCACTTCTGTCCAATAAGAATGCACCAGTGTCCTGTTTGACCAATGTTACTCGTGCATTATTGGCTAGCCTGAAAGAACAAG aTCCTGAAGCAGTGGACGAGTCGTTGCTTCATTTTCCTCCCAACCAAAACAAACCcatccatacacacacagacgTTCAATTACTGCACACACCAGATATATCACCCACTGAGCCAGAACAT CCATCATTTTCTGGCATTGAGGAGGATCTTGCTCGTGTCGGCCCAGTACTGCAGCGATACACAGAGATGAACTCTCGGCCCTGCGTCTCATTTGCTCAAGACTCAAGTGGGCCACTGCCAGTCAGAACATTTCTGTCTCAATTGGAGTGGGTGAATGGAGAGCTCAGAGTGATTAAACAACCTGATACCGATTGGACCCAACTGG GTAGTTTTTTGTTCTGGGGTTGTCTGTCTGGTCAGAGTCCTTTACAAAGAGTTTGTGagactctgcaggaaagtggcaTCAGTCCTCAGCAGCTGCTG TCTTTGCTCTTGTCAGGTTGGCTGAACAAAGAGAAGGATGTACTGAAGTACCCAGATGCCGTCTCACACCTGGGCACGCTGCTGTCCACCCTCAGCTCCATGAAAG GAGCGGTGGATGAGTCATGGGACGGCCAGTCTGTCTCGCCCTGGTGGCAGCAGGTGCGCACCGCTTGTGTTCAGTCTGAGAGCACCGCCGCCGCACTACTGGCGGCTCTAGTCGCTCATCGTGTAGCCAAGAATTCCATTACCAGGCTGGCAGAGAGCaag TTTCAGGAGGAGTGGGAATGTGTTTCTATGGAGCTGGAGCAATGGGTGGTGTGTATAAAGCAGTTGGAGGATGTTCTTGCTCTGCAAACACTGCTCTGCCTGCCATCTCCTCAGGGCTCTACAGGTGGCGCTGTTACACGCTGCTCGGTCAAAACGCTATTAGAGAGTGGCAGAG gtGGTGTAGCAGACTATGTTTCTAAATTGATCTTCAGACAGGGTATGTCTCCAGATGTCCTGAGGGATATTCTACAACGGAGGGGAGAGAATGAGCCCGTGGAACAGCAATTACAGCAAGGCAAGGAGGAGAAACTGGAGG AgctgctggagtgtgtgtgtcagcGGTTCCCAAATTCTCTGTCTCCTGATGTGCTGTTTGCTCACTGTAGCTGGGAAAACGTGGTCCAGTGGAACAAAGACCCCGAG GTGGGGCAGTACTTAGAGTGGTCAGTGGAGTTTTTAAAGATGATATCCAATCCTCACATTCAGTTTG GTGTCTCTGCTATGATGTGGCAGACCTTCATAGTGAAGCGGTTTTCAGCTGCTGCCTTCCTAATGGAAAAG gtggGAAAGGCACCTAAAGACCGACTGTGCAGACGG gatGTAGGAATGGGAGACGCAGCTATGAGGAGTTTCCTGGGCTCCAGTGTGCAGTTACTGCAAGCCCTGATGGAG gCGGATTCAGCGGTGGAGGAAGTGTCTGCTCCAGATGTGTGCGTAGAGGAAGTGTGGGGTGGTGCTGAGGGTCCAGTGTCTATAGTGGAGTTGGCTCTGGATCAGAGGTCTGTTCACTATCCTCTCGTTCAGCATCATTGTGTGTTAGCGTCACTGCTGCACGCCGCCATGACCTTCTCTCTGCGCCTGAAACCACTCAGCCTGTTTGACAGCAAG GGTAAGAATGCATTTTTTAGAGATTTGTCATCTATCCAGTTGCTGCCCAGTGGAGACATGGACCACAGTCTGGTGGCTGTGAGACAAGAG tttctgATGAACGTGTTAACAGGCTGGGTGAAGGTTCTAGCTGAATCTGAGGAGAACGGTGTCAAACACAGCAGCACTGAAGACATGTGGCCGTCTGTGTGTATGGAGCTCTCGTCTATACTGCAGGTCAATACTGACATCCTGCGCAGACACCTCGTCTGTGAGCTCTACAACCAGGGCCTGGACCTGCGGGCAGAGGAG GTGATGATGGAGGTGCAGGACAAAGATGTTTTAGGCTCTCAGCTGCTGGTGTTGACTGGTCAGAGACTCGCTTTCTCTTTGCTCCACTCCCAGTCACAGACCAAACCCAACATGGAGCTGTTGGCCCGTCTGCCGCCCACCCTCTGCACCTGGCTGAAGGCTATG GACCCCAGTGAGCTGCGCTGTCCCTCAGTCCCTCTGTCTCAGAGCAGTCGACTGATCAATAAAGTCATCGAGATGCTCCCCGAAAACCATGGCCAGTACAGCCTTGCCCTCCACCTGCTGGAGGCTGTGGACTCTTTACATGAAGAGCCCTGA
- the LOC109108004 gene encoding rab3 GTPase-activating protein non-catalytic subunit isoform X1 yields MSCCLLDFGRVQELRQVRDFLFPKHNNAGPEEEKTRAENELTWDDSDWGSWENPDGKEDGAQAEEEEEQQSAPWLQDCVLSLSPCSDLLVIAREHKATFLSAKWRTEESGQEEMTLTVTWSGTLSADEGECICSVICIPLSSQKRSSTGRPDWTCVVVGFSSGYVRFYTESGVLLLAQLLHEDPVLQLKCRTYEIPRHPGVTEQHEELSILYPAALVTIDGFSLFQSLRACRNQVARAAAAGSDVIQPPPLAYKKWGLQDMDKITDHSSIGITTLSVFDQMKNASMLGGFHASVKGSPPAMSQYITVGGGPYTGFYYAIEGSSQPLLSHVALAVASKLTSALFSAASGWLGWKSKNEEESVQKQKPKVEPATGLPVRFGLPDSRRHGESICLSPCNTMAGVTDDFGRVTLLDVARGIAIRMWKGYRDAQLGWVQVSEARGERDLATSPSMPRRHAQFLVIYAPRRGILEVWGTQHGPRVGAFTVGKHCRLLYAGHRLMGVNSVTSQGWQIHTQQVCLFDPVNGALRAVTIPFHLALSDKKSERAKDMHLLRRLTTLLRSREVEPALLESEAQSVLLDIKHPAIKKQALESLLSNKNAPVSCLTNVTRALLASLKEQDPEAVDESLLHFPPNQNKPIHTHTDVQLLHTPDISPTEPEHPSFSGIEEDLARVGPVLQRYTEMNSRPCVSFAQDSSGPLPVRTFLSQLEWVNGELRVIKQPDTDWTQLGSFLFWGCLSGQSPLQRVCETLQESGISPQQLLSLLLSGWLNKEKDVLKYPDAVSHLGTLLSTLSSMKGAVDESWDGQSVSPWWQQVRTACVQSESTAAALLAALVAHRVAKNSITRLAESKFQEEWECVSMELEQWVVCIKQLEDVLALQTLLCLPSPQGSTGGAVTRCSVKTLLESGRGGVADYVSKLIFRQGMSPDVLRDILQRRGENEPVEQQLQQGKEEKLEELLECVCQRFPNSLSPDVLFAHCSWENVVQWNKDPEVGQYLEWSVEFLKMISNPHIQFGVSAMMWQTFIVKRFSAAAFLMEKVGKAPKDRLCRRDVGMGDAAMRSFLGSSVQLLQALMEVSYSSVLPSFPFFSRADSAVEEVSAPDVCVEEVWGGAEGPVSIVELALDQRSVHYPLVQHHCVLASLLHAAMTFSLRLKPLSLFDSKGKNAFFRDLSSIQLLPSGDMDHSLVAVRQEFLMNVLTGWVKVLAESEENGVKHSSTEDMWPSVCMELSSILQVNTDILRRHLVCELYNQGLDLRAEEVMMEVQDKDVLGSQLLVLTGQRLAFSLLHSQSQTKPNMELLARLPPTLCTWLKAMDPSELRCPSVPLSQSSRLINKVIEMLPENHGQYSLALHLLEAVDSLHEEP; encoded by the exons gctgaggaggaggaggagcaacAGAGTGCCCCCTGGCTACAGGACTGTGTGCTGTCTCTCTCACCCTGCTCAGATCTGCTGGTCATCGCTCGAGAGCATAAAGCCACATTTCTctctg CTAAGTGGCGGACAGAGGAGAGTGGGCAGGAGGAAATGACCCTCACTGTGACCTGGAGTGGAACGCTGAGCGCTGACGAGGG GGAGTGTATCTGTAGTGTTATCTGTATTCCACTGTCCAGCCAGAAGAG gAGTTCTACTGGCCGCCCTGATTGGACCTGTGTTGTGGTTGGATTCAGCTCAGGTTATGTCCGTTTCTACACAGAG agtggtGTTCTTCTGTTGGCCCAATTGTTGCATGAAGATCCTGTGCTGCAACTGAAGTGTCGCACCTATGAGATTCCACGTCACCCTGGAGTAACAGAACAG CATGAGGAGCTCAGTATTTTGTACCCAGCAGCCCTTGTCACCATTGATGGCTTTAGTCTCTTCCAGTCTTTACGTGCCTGCCGAAACCAGGTTGCCAGAG CTGCAGcagcaggaagtgatgtcatccaGCCTCCACCACTGGCCTATAAGAAGTGGGGCCTGCAAGACATGGACAAAATTACAGACCATTCCAGCATAG gtaTTACTACTCTCAGTGTGTTCGATCAGATGAAAAATGCATCTATGCTTGGAGGATTTCATGCTTCGGTTAAAGGAAGCCCTCCTGCTATGAGTCAGTATATCACAGTGGGAGGTGGACCCTACACTGGGTTCTACTATGCTATAGag GGTAGTTCTCAGCCTCTTCTCTCCCATGTGGCTCTGGCTGTGGCCAGCAAACTCACATCAGCTCTGTTCAGTGCTGCCAG TGGCTGGTTGGGATGGAAGAGTAAAAATGAAGAGGAGTCAGTGCAGAAACAGAAGCCAAAAGTGGAGCCGGCCACAGGCCTTCCTGTTAG GTTTGGTCTTCCAGATTCTCGTCGGCATGGTgaatctatctgtctctctccatGTAACACTATGGCTGGAGTCACAGATGACTTTGGCAGAGTTACGCTGCTGGATGTGGCAAGAGGCATCGCTATCAGGATGTGGAAGG GCTATCGTGATGCTCAGCTCGGATGGGTTCAGGTGTCAGAAGCTCGTGGGGAGAGAGATCTAGCCACATCTCCTTCTATGCCCCGCCGGCATGCCCAATTTCTGGTGATTTATGCCCCACGTAGGGGCATTTTAGAGGTGTGGGGAACTCAACATGGGCCACGAGTAGGGGCTTTTACAGTGGGCAAACACTGCAG GTTGCTGTATGCAGGTCACAGGTTAATGGGTGTGAACAGTGTAACCAGTCAGGGCTGGCAAATCCACACACAACAAGTGTGTCTGTTTGACCCAGTTAATGGAGCCCTGAGAGCCGTCACCATACCATTCCACCTGGCACTCAG TGATAAAAAGAGCGAGCGCGCTAAAGACATGCACCTGCTGAGGAGACTCACCACTCTTCTGAGGAGCAGGGAGGTGGAGCCAG ctctgcttgagagtgaagcaCAAAGTGTGTTACTGGACATTAAACATCCAGCTATTAAGAAACAG GCTCTAGAGTCACTTCTGTCCAATAAGAATGCACCAGTGTCCTGTTTGACCAATGTTACTCGTGCATTATTGGCTAGCCTGAAAGAACAAG aTCCTGAAGCAGTGGACGAGTCGTTGCTTCATTTTCCTCCCAACCAAAACAAACCcatccatacacacacagacgTTCAATTACTGCACACACCAGATATATCACCCACTGAGCCAGAACAT CCATCATTTTCTGGCATTGAGGAGGATCTTGCTCGTGTCGGCCCAGTACTGCAGCGATACACAGAGATGAACTCTCGGCCCTGCGTCTCATTTGCTCAAGACTCAAGTGGGCCACTGCCAGTCAGAACATTTCTGTCTCAATTGGAGTGGGTGAATGGAGAGCTCAGAGTGATTAAACAACCTGATACCGATTGGACCCAACTGG GTAGTTTTTTGTTCTGGGGTTGTCTGTCTGGTCAGAGTCCTTTACAAAGAGTTTGTGagactctgcaggaaagtggcaTCAGTCCTCAGCAGCTGCTG TCTTTGCTCTTGTCAGGTTGGCTGAACAAAGAGAAGGATGTACTGAAGTACCCAGATGCCGTCTCACACCTGGGCACGCTGCTGTCCACCCTCAGCTCCATGAAAG GAGCGGTGGATGAGTCATGGGACGGCCAGTCTGTCTCGCCCTGGTGGCAGCAGGTGCGCACCGCTTGTGTTCAGTCTGAGAGCACCGCCGCCGCACTACTGGCGGCTCTAGTCGCTCATCGTGTAGCCAAGAATTCCATTACCAGGCTGGCAGAGAGCaag TTTCAGGAGGAGTGGGAATGTGTTTCTATGGAGCTGGAGCAATGGGTGGTGTGTATAAAGCAGTTGGAGGATGTTCTTGCTCTGCAAACACTGCTCTGCCTGCCATCTCCTCAGGGCTCTACAGGTGGCGCTGTTACACGCTGCTCGGTCAAAACGCTATTAGAGAGTGGCAGAG gtGGTGTAGCAGACTATGTTTCTAAATTGATCTTCAGACAGGGTATGTCTCCAGATGTCCTGAGGGATATTCTACAACGGAGGGGAGAGAATGAGCCCGTGGAACAGCAATTACAGCAAGGCAAGGAGGAGAAACTGGAGG AgctgctggagtgtgtgtgtcagcGGTTCCCAAATTCTCTGTCTCCTGATGTGCTGTTTGCTCACTGTAGCTGGGAAAACGTGGTCCAGTGGAACAAAGACCCCGAG GTGGGGCAGTACTTAGAGTGGTCAGTGGAGTTTTTAAAGATGATATCCAATCCTCACATTCAGTTTG GTGTCTCTGCTATGATGTGGCAGACCTTCATAGTGAAGCGGTTTTCAGCTGCTGCCTTCCTAATGGAAAAG gtggGAAAGGCACCTAAAGACCGACTGTGCAGACGG gatGTAGGAATGGGAGACGCAGCTATGAGGAGTTTCCTGGGCTCCAGTGTGCAGTTACTGCAAGCCCTGATGGAGGTCTCATATTCCTCTGttcttccttcctttccttttttctccAGA gCGGATTCAGCGGTGGAGGAAGTGTCTGCTCCAGATGTGTGCGTAGAGGAAGTGTGGGGTGGTGCTGAGGGTCCAGTGTCTATAGTGGAGTTGGCTCTGGATCAGAGGTCTGTTCACTATCCTCTCGTTCAGCATCATTGTGTGTTAGCGTCACTGCTGCACGCCGCCATGACCTTCTCTCTGCGCCTGAAACCACTCAGCCTGTTTGACAGCAAG GGTAAGAATGCATTTTTTAGAGATTTGTCATCTATCCAGTTGCTGCCCAGTGGAGACATGGACCACAGTCTGGTGGCTGTGAGACAAGAG tttctgATGAACGTGTTAACAGGCTGGGTGAAGGTTCTAGCTGAATCTGAGGAGAACGGTGTCAAACACAGCAGCACTGAAGACATGTGGCCGTCTGTGTGTATGGAGCTCTCGTCTATACTGCAGGTCAATACTGACATCCTGCGCAGACACCTCGTCTGTGAGCTCTACAACCAGGGCCTGGACCTGCGGGCAGAGGAG GTGATGATGGAGGTGCAGGACAAAGATGTTTTAGGCTCTCAGCTGCTGGTGTTGACTGGTCAGAGACTCGCTTTCTCTTTGCTCCACTCCCAGTCACAGACCAAACCCAACATGGAGCTGTTGGCCCGTCTGCCGCCCACCCTCTGCACCTGGCTGAAGGCTATG GACCCCAGTGAGCTGCGCTGTCCCTCAGTCCCTCTGTCTCAGAGCAGTCGACTGATCAATAAAGTCATCGAGATGCTCCCCGAAAACCATGGCCAGTACAGCCTTGCCCTCCACCTGCTGGAGGCTGTGGACTCTTTACATGAAGAGCCCTGA